The genomic DNA AAAACTTTGTTCGTATTAATTTTTATAAATATTAAAAAAATGAATTTTTTCTTAACATTAAATCTCAAAGTATTAACAAACTTGAGATTTAATGTTAAAATATATAAATAAAATTAAAAAATAAACATTAAGATACAAGGAGTGTTTCTATTGAAAAAAGAAATAAAAAAAGGGGAGCTGCATCCAAATAATCCTCATAAAGGAAGATATGATTTTAAGATTTTAATTGAAAAGTTGCCTGAATTAAAATCATTTATTATAAAAAATCCAATAGGTGAAGATACAATAGATTTTAGTGATAATCAAGCTGTTATCTGTTTAAATAAAGCGTTAATAAAAACATATTATAATATTGAGAATTGGGATATTCCAGCAGGTTTTTTATGTCCACCTATACCAGGAAGGGCAGATTATATCCATTACATAGCAGGCTTATTAACTAAAAAGAAAAATGTAAATGTATTAGATATAGGAACTGGAGCAAATTGTATCTATCCAATTATAGGTAGTCAAACTTTTGGTTGGAACTACACAGCTTCAGATATAGATCCTAAGTCAATTGAGAACGCTCAAAAAATAATAGATTCAAATGAAAATTTAAAAAATAAAGTAAAACTTAAACTTCAAAAAGATAGAAACCATATATTTGTTGGAGTTATTGAAAAAAATGATAGTTTTGATTTAACTATGTGTAACCCACCTTTTCATTCATCTTTAGAGGACGCTTTAAAAGCTAATCAGAGAAAAGTTGATAATTTAAACAAGGGAAATAAAAATATTCAAAAAGGATTGAACTTTGGTGGACAAAAAGCTGAGCTATGGTGTCCAGGTGGAGAGCGTTTGTTCCTAAAAAAAATGGCAAAAGAGAGTGCTCTTTTTGCTTCGCAAGTATATTATTTTACATCTTTAATTTCAAATAAAGAAAATGTAAAACCAACAATAAAAGTTCTTGAAAAATTAGGAGCTAAGTGTCAAGTTTTAGAGATGAGCCAAGGACAAAAAATCAGTAGAGTTTTAGCTTGGACTTTTAACCAAAAATAAAATTTTTTAAACAAAATAATATAATAATTTAATAAAAAAGAAAGATAATATAAATGAAAAGAGAAAGATAGTGTGAGTAGAGAGCTATTTTTCTCTTTTATTTTTTGAAAAAATAGCTTGCAAATTTAAAATCAAAGGTGTATACTCATATCAAGTTTGTAATAATTACAAATTTATAAAACTATAAAAATATAGTTTTAAGAACAGGAGGGCACAATGAACAATATTAAAGGAACAAAAACAGAAAAAAATTTATTAGAAGCTTTTGCAGGAGAGTCTATGGCAAGAAACAAATATTCTTACTATGCAAGTAAAGCTAAAAAAGATGGGTATGTTCAAGTAGCTAAATTATTTGAAGAGACAGCTCATAATGAGCAGGAACATGCTAAAATTTGGTTTAAACTTCTTCATGGAGGAACAGTAGCTTCTACTATTGAGAATTTAAAAGATGCAGCTGAAGGTGAAAATTATGAGTGGACAGATATGTATGCAACTTTTGCCAGAGAAGCTAGAGAAGAGGGATTAGAAGATATTGCTATTCTTTTTGAAGAGGTTGGAAAAATAGAAAAACAACATGAAGCTAGATACAAACAGCTTTTAGAAAATATAGAATCAGGAAATGTATTTAAAAGAGAATCAGTAAAAGAGTGGGAATGTATGAACTGTGGGCACATACATACAGGAGAGTCAGCTCCAGAGTTATGTCCAGTTTGTAAGCATCCAAAAGCTTACTTTATGTTACAACCTAAAAATTTCTAAGGGGAGGCAGTTATGAGTAAGCATCTATCACAAAATATAAGAGTAGCTATCAATGAGGATAGTTACTCTATAACTAGAGATGACAAACTTTGTATAAAATGTGGGCAATGCAAAGAGGTTTGCAATAATTATGTGGGTGTAAATAATAATTATTCTTTGGATAAAACCAATGATGTAGCTGTTTGTATAGAGTGTGGACAGTGTGCAAATGTTTGTCCAACATCTAGTATTACAGAGGTTTATGATTATAAAAAATTAAAATCATTAATTAAAAATAAAGAAAATATAGTTATATTTTCAACTTCTCCTGGAGTTAGAGTTGCTCTAGGTGAGGAGTTTCAAATGGATGACGGAAGCTTTGTTCAAGGGAAGATGGTAGCACTGTTAAAAAAATTAGGTGCAAGTTATGTTCTTGATACAAATTTTGCAGCGGATCTGACAATTGTAGAAGAGGCTAGTGAACTTTTAAGCAGAATAACTAGAAATGATAAACCATTACCACAATTTACAAGTTGTTGCCCAGCTTGGGTAAAATATGTTGAAATTTTTCACCCTGAAATTTTACCACATATTTCTACAGCAAAAAGTCCAATTGGAATGCAAGGACCAACTATAAAAACATATTTTGCTAAAAAGATGGATATTAATCCTACAAAAATAATAAATGTTGCTGTGACACCATGTACAGCTAAAAAATTTGAAATAAAAAGAGATGAAATGAATGCGTCAGCTCATTATAATGAGATAGAAAATTTAAGAGATATGGATTTTGTTATAACAACAAGAGAGTTAGCTCTTTGGGCAAAAGAGGAAGAAATAGATTTTAAAATTTTACCTGATGCTGATTATGATAAATTTATGGGAGAGGCTTCAGGAGCAGGAGTTATATTTGCAAATACAGGTGGAGTTATGGAAGCAGCTTTAAGAACAGCATATGCATATCTAACTAAAAAACAACCGCCGTTGGAGCTTTATAATCTTAAAGAGATACGTGGAATGGAAGGAGTAAAAGAGGCTTCTTTAAATATTGAGGGATTAAATATAAATGTGGCTGTAATTTTTGGAACAGACAACGCAACAAAATTCATAGAAAATATTAAAAATTTAGATAAGGAATATCACTTTATTGAAGTTATGACCTGCCCTGGTGGGTGTATCGGTGGAGGAGGTCAACCAAAAGGCACAATATTAAAAGGTGATAAGTTAAGAGAAAAACGTATTGAAGGTTTATATAAAAGAGATTCTGAATTAAAACTTAGACTTAGTCATGAAAATTCAGAGATTATTGAGTTATATAAAGAGTTTTATGAGAAACCTTTAAGTGAGTTAGCAGAAAAAATGTTACATACCAATTATTATGATAGAAGTGAAGAACTAGGAGGAAAGAAAATGGAAAAATATAGATGTACAGTTTGTGGGTATATATACGAGGGAGAGTTAACAGAGGGATTTATTTGTCCACTTTGTAAGCAGCCAGCAAGTGTTTTTGAAAAAATAGAGGAGAAAAAAGTTGAAGGAAATGCTAATAGATATGCAGGAACTAAAACTGAGAAAAATTTATTAGATGCTTTAGCTGGTGAGTCTTTAGCTAGAAATAAATATACATTCTATTCAGAGGTGGCAAAAACAGAAGGGTATGAACAAATTCATCACCTATTTATAAAAACTGCAGATAACGAGAGAGAGCACTCTAAGTTATGGTTTAAAGAGTTAGGAATGCTTGGAGATACAAGTGAAAATTTACTTCATGCAGCTGAAGGTGAAAATTATGAGTGGACAGATATGTATAGTAAATTTGCTGAAGAAGCTGAAGCTGAAGGATTCTATGATCTTGCTAAAAAATTTAGAGCTGTAGCTAAAATAGAAAAAGCTCATGAAGAAAGATATCGTAAGCTTTTAAATAATGTACAGATGAAAGCAGTTTTTGAAAAAGCAGATGAAACTATGTGGGAATGTATAAACTGTGGTCATTTAGTTATGGGTAAAAAAGCTCCAGAAAGTTGTGAAGTATGTTCTTACTCGCAAAGTTTCTTTGAAGTAAGAGCAGAAAATTACTAAAATTTTTTAAGTTATTATAAAAGTTAAAAATTACTTGATTTTGCAGTACAGATAGGTTATACTCTTTTAGAGTTGATCAGGCTAACACATGCCGGGCGTCTTAATTGATGCAGTGAGATTAAAAATCATGGGACAACGATTTTCTATAAGGAAAATTGTTGTCCCTTTTTATTTTATTTTATTGGAGGGAAAATGGTTAATATTTTAAAGGAACAATTAAATAGTGAAAGTAAAATTGCAATGAGAGTTTCAAAAGTCAGTATTTTTGTAAATATATTACTTTCTGTAATTAAACTAGTAGCTGGAATACTTGCAAATTCAGGAGCTATGATATCAGATGCAGTTCACTCTGCCAGTGATGTACTTAGTACATTTATTGTTATAATAGGTGTGAAAATAGGGGGACAGAATGCTGATGAAAAACATCAATATGGACATGAAAAATTAGAGTGTATAGTTGCTATATTTTTATCTGTATTATTGGGATTAACAGGATTGGGAATTGGTTATGAAGGGATTGGAAGAATAGAAAAAGCTCTTAATGGAGATTTACCTGCTCCTGGAATTTTAGCACTTGTAGCAGCGATATTATCAATTTTTGTTAAAGAGTGGATGTATTGGTATACTCGAAATTCAGCTAAAAAAATAAACTCACCATCTCTTATAGCTGATGCTTGGCATCATAGATCAGATGCTTTTTCTTCAGTTGGAAGTTTGGTTGGTATCGGTGGATCTATCATTGGATTTAAAATACTTGACCCTTTGGCAGCTATAGTTATTGCTATTATAATATTAAAAGTTTCATATGATATTGGAAAAGATGCAGTTGAAAAAATAGTGGATGTTTCGTGTGACGAAGAGATTGTAGAGGAGATAAAAAGATTGACTTTAGAAGAAGTTGGTGTAAAGGGAGTTGATTCTTTAAAAACTAGAATTTTTGGAGCTAAATTTTATATAGATTTAGAAATTGCTGTAGATGGGAATATCTCATTAAATGAAGCACATATAATAGCTGAAAAAGTTCATAATAAAATTGAAGAATCTTTTTCTGAAGCTAAACACTGCATGGTTCATATAAATCCTCAATATTAAAAAAGAAAATAAAAAAGGAAAGTAAGAGCCTATATTGAATAACTATTTTAGATTATATTTTTATTATCAAAATATTTTTAAATAAAATATTGACAATACTAAAAAAGTGTAGTATTATTAGTTTGTAATCATTACAAAACAAAAACAATTATAAATATATAGGAGGTTATTACATGTCATTAATTGGAAAAAATATCGGAGAATTTAAAGCACAAGCTTACCACAACAACAACTTTGTTGAAGTTACAAACGAGTCTATAAAAGGGAAATGGTCAGTTTTCTTCTTTTATCCAGCAGATTTTACTTTTGTTTGTCCTACAGAGTTAGGAGATTTAGCTGATAACTATGCTAAGTTTAAAGAGATTAATTGTGAAATTTATTCAGTTTCAACAGATACTCACTTTGTTCATAAGGCATGGCATGATACTTCTGATACTATAAAGAAAATACAGTATCCTATGGTAGCAGACCCTACAAGAAAAATATCAGAGATGTTTGGTGTTTTAATTCCTGAAGAGGGATTAGCATTAAGAGGAAGTTTTGTTATAAATCCTGAGGGAAAAATCGTAGCATATGAAATTCATGATTTAGGAATTGGAAGAGATGCTGCAGAGCTTTTAAGAAAAGTTCAAGCTGCTCAATTTGTAGCTGAGCACGGTGGAGAGGTTTGTCCTGCAAAATGGAAACCAGGTTCAGAAACTTTAAAACCATCTTTAGATCTAGTTGGAAAAATTTAAACTCTTTTGAAAGGCACTATAGGGTGCCTTTCAATTTTTAATAACATATATACTTAAATTAAGAGGTGAATTATGGATAAAATATATGATTTAATTGTTATTGGTGGGGGTCCGGCGGGATTATCAGCTGGAATATATGCTGGTAGAGCTCAAATGGATGTACTTATTATAGAGAAATCTGAAGTTGGTGGACAGATAACTACTACTTCTGAAGTTGTAAATTATCCAGGGATTAAAGAGATATCAGGTCATCATTTAGGAGAGCAAATGAGAGAGCAAGCTCTTGGATTTGGTGTAGAATTTTTAAAATCAGAAGTTACAAATATGGATTTTAAAGATGAGATTAAAAAAGTTGAAACAACTTCTGGAACTTATAAAGCTTTAAGTGTTATTATTGCAACTGGAGCAAACCCAAGAAAGTTAGGATTCCCTGGAGAAGTTGAGTTTACAGGTAGAGGAGTTGCATATTGTGCAACTTGTGATGGTGAGTTTTTCACTGGTCTTGACGTTTTCGTTATTGGAGCGGGATTTGCTGCTGCTGAAGAAGCTATATTTTTAACTAAATTTGCAAGAAAAGTTACAAT from Cetobacterium somerae ATCC BAA-474 includes the following:
- the ahpC gene encoding alkyl hydroperoxide reductase subunit C; this translates as MSLIGKNIGEFKAQAYHNNNFVEVTNESIKGKWSVFFFYPADFTFVCPTELGDLADNYAKFKEINCEIYSVSTDTHFVHKAWHDTSDTIKKIQYPMVADPTRKISEMFGVLIPEEGLALRGSFVINPEGKIVAYEIHDLGIGRDAAELLRKVQAAQFVAEHGGEVCPAKWKPGSETLKPSLDLVGKI
- a CDS encoding cation diffusion facilitator family transporter — protein: MVNILKEQLNSESKIAMRVSKVSIFVNILLSVIKLVAGILANSGAMISDAVHSASDVLSTFIVIIGVKIGGQNADEKHQYGHEKLECIVAIFLSVLLGLTGLGIGYEGIGRIEKALNGDLPAPGILALVAAILSIFVKEWMYWYTRNSAKKINSPSLIADAWHHRSDAFSSVGSLVGIGGSIIGFKILDPLAAIVIAIIILKVSYDIGKDAVEKIVDVSCDEEIVEEIKRLTLEEVGVKGVDSLKTRIFGAKFYIDLEIAVDGNISLNEAHIIAEKVHNKIEESFSEAKHCMVHINPQY
- the rbr gene encoding rubrerythrin, which produces MNNIKGTKTEKNLLEAFAGESMARNKYSYYASKAKKDGYVQVAKLFEETAHNEQEHAKIWFKLLHGGTVASTIENLKDAAEGENYEWTDMYATFAREAREEGLEDIAILFEEVGKIEKQHEARYKQLLENIESGNVFKRESVKEWECMNCGHIHTGESAPELCPVCKHPKAYFMLQPKNF
- the rlmF gene encoding 23S rRNA (adenine(1618)-N(6))-methyltransferase RlmF — protein: MKKEIKKGELHPNNPHKGRYDFKILIEKLPELKSFIIKNPIGEDTIDFSDNQAVICLNKALIKTYYNIENWDIPAGFLCPPIPGRADYIHYIAGLLTKKKNVNVLDIGTGANCIYPIIGSQTFGWNYTASDIDPKSIENAQKIIDSNENLKNKVKLKLQKDRNHIFVGVIEKNDSFDLTMCNPPFHSSLEDALKANQRKVDNLNKGNKNIQKGLNFGGQKAELWCPGGERLFLKKMAKESALFASQVYYFTSLISNKENVKPTIKVLEKLGAKCQVLEMSQGQKISRVLAWTFNQK
- the rbr gene encoding rubrerythrin; the encoded protein is MEEKKVEGNANRYAGTKTEKNLLDALAGESLARNKYTFYSEVAKTEGYEQIHHLFIKTADNEREHSKLWFKELGMLGDTSENLLHAAEGENYEWTDMYSKFAEEAEAEGFYDLAKKFRAVAKIEKAHEERYRKLLNNVQMKAVFEKADETMWECINCGHLVMGKKAPESCEVCSYSQSFFEVRAENY